The following are encoded together in the Phenylobacterium sp. NIBR 498073 genome:
- a CDS encoding RidA family protein, which produces MAIERIESGPRMSQAVVHGDTVYLAGQVGAPGESVTAQTQAVLAQIERLLAATGSDKSKILTATIWLADMADFAEMNAVWDKWVDGKDAPARATGEAKLATPDYKVEIIIVAAR; this is translated from the coding sequence ATGGCGATCGAACGCATCGAGTCCGGCCCCCGAATGAGCCAGGCCGTCGTCCACGGCGACACGGTCTATCTGGCCGGCCAGGTCGGCGCGCCGGGCGAAAGCGTCACCGCCCAGACCCAGGCGGTGCTGGCCCAGATCGAGCGGCTGCTGGCGGCGACCGGCAGCGATAAGTCGAAGATCCTGACCGCCACCATCTGGCTGGCCGACATGGCCGACTTCGCCGAGATGAACGCGGTGTGGGACAAGTGGGTCGACGGCAAGGACGCCCCGGCCCGCGCCACCGGCGAGGCCAAGCTGGCCACTCCGGACTACAAGGTCGAGATCATCATCGTCGCCGCCCGCTAA